From a single Planococcus shenhongbingii genomic region:
- a CDS encoding sugar transferase: MSISNLEQERENLISEIKEDRLYIVEIKDTQSYLATKRIIDVIGASAGLVILFPLFLLVFILIKIEDPRDSAFFRQKRVGKNGKEFLMYKFRSMICNAEEMKSELLKRNEATGPVFKIRLDPRVTVIGKFIRKTSIDELPQLFNVLKGEMSLVGPRPPLPDEVEQYTRFEKQRLIVIPGLTCYWQVNGRSNIRFEEWVEMDLKYISERTTWIDIKLIFKTFFVLFGSRDAY, from the coding sequence ATGTCTATTTCCAATCTAGAGCAAGAAAGGGAAAACCTGATCAGCGAAATAAAAGAAGACAGGTTATATATTGTAGAAATAAAGGACACCCAATCATATTTGGCTACAAAACGGATAATCGATGTGATAGGTGCGAGTGCGGGATTAGTTATACTGTTTCCTCTATTCTTATTGGTTTTTATTCTAATAAAAATAGAAGATCCTCGTGACTCAGCTTTTTTTAGACAGAAACGTGTTGGGAAGAATGGAAAAGAATTTTTAATGTATAAATTTCGCTCTATGATTTGCAACGCTGAAGAAATGAAGAGTGAACTGCTGAAACGGAATGAAGCTACAGGGCCCGTTTTTAAAATTAGATTGGATCCAAGAGTAACAGTTATAGGTAAATTTATCCGAAAAACCAGCATTGATGAATTGCCTCAATTGTTTAATGTGCTTAAAGGAGAAATGAGTCTAGTTGGGCCCAGACCTCCTCTACCCGATGAAGTTGAGCAATATACCAGGTTTGAGAAACAGAGGCTCATTGTCATTCCAGGACTGACATGTTATTGGCAAGTCAATGGCCGAAGCAACATTCGCTTTGAGGAATGGGTTGAAATGGACTTAAAGTATATTAGTGAGCGAACCACATGGATTGACATTAAACTGATCTTTAAAACGTTTTTCGTTTTATTTGGATCTCGAGATGCTTACTGA
- a CDS encoding CpsD/CapB family tyrosine-protein kinase → MVKTKNKRVPMKKLITSINPKSLVSEQYRTLRTNINFSSPDRDIRSIVVTSAAHSEGKSTTAANLAIVYAQEGKKVLLIDGDLRKPTMHYIFSIKNTVGLSSVLVRQNTLENVISTTEIENLDLITSGPLPPNPVELLGSKSLEALLKKLEESYDVLIIDTPPILAVADGQVLANRCEGAILVINSGETVKEDAIKAKELIMASNSRLIGAVLNNFKLPSTSYYGNYYESEEN, encoded by the coding sequence ATGGTGAAGACTAAAAATAAAAGGGTGCCTATGAAAAAGTTGATCACCTCTATTAATCCAAAATCACTTGTATCAGAACAGTATCGGACATTGCGGACTAATATCAACTTTTCCTCACCAGATCGAGACATCCGTTCAATCGTTGTAACCTCTGCTGCACATTCAGAAGGGAAATCTACAACAGCAGCCAATCTAGCCATCGTTTATGCACAGGAAGGAAAGAAAGTCCTGCTAATTGATGGAGATTTGCGGAAACCAACCATGCATTACATATTTTCAATAAAAAATACAGTTGGCTTATCGAGTGTTCTTGTGCGCCAAAATACGCTTGAAAATGTGATAAGCACAACTGAAATTGAAAACTTGGATTTAATTACATCAGGTCCACTACCTCCTAATCCTGTAGAATTACTAGGATCTAAATCGTTGGAAGCCTTACTGAAGAAGCTTGAAGAATCATATGATGTCCTGATTATTGATACGCCCCCTATTTTGGCAGTAGCTGATGGACAAGTTTTGGCGAATCGGTGTGAAGGGGCCATTCTAGTAATCAATTCCGGAGAAACGGTGAAGGAAGATGCGATAAAAGCAAAAGAATTAATTATGGCATCCAACAGTCGACTAATCGGAGCTGTACTTAATAATTTCAAACTTCCATCAACCAGTTATTACGGGAATTATTACGAAAGTGAGGAAAATTGA
- a CDS encoding YveK family protein, which produces MEEKITLEDLAKILKERSILIVSLTVLAIILAAILSYYILTPQYETSTQLLVNQEQTDVIRIDNQTIQTDLQLINTYSVIIKSPAILGKVIEQNGLNMSVDELNEKIIVESSEESQVFEIRVKDESLAKAVLIANSTAKVFQTEIQELMEINNVSILTAAIAKPGQKPIQPTPLLNMAIAGVIGLMLGVGIAFLLNYLDNTLKSEQDIKDYLNIPVIGTISTIVEKEKNPSTVPITLNRREA; this is translated from the coding sequence ATGGAAGAGAAAATCACTTTAGAGGATTTAGCGAAGATACTGAAAGAGAGGAGTATTTTGATTGTCTCCTTGACGGTTTTGGCTATCATTTTGGCGGCAATTCTATCCTATTATATCCTTACTCCTCAATACGAAACTTCTACACAGCTTCTAGTGAACCAAGAACAGACAGATGTTATCAGAATAGATAATCAAACGATTCAGACTGATCTGCAATTGATAAACACTTATAGCGTTATTATCAAAAGTCCTGCTATCCTTGGAAAAGTAATCGAGCAAAATGGATTGAATATGTCCGTAGACGAACTCAATGAGAAAATCATTGTCGAAAGCAGTGAAGAATCTCAGGTTTTTGAGATAAGGGTCAAGGATGAAAGTCTTGCGAAAGCAGTATTGATTGCCAATAGTACGGCGAAAGTCTTTCAAACAGAAATACAAGAACTAATGGAGATTAACAATGTTTCCATTTTAACGGCGGCAATCGCCAAACCTGGCCAAAAACCCATTCAGCCTACGCCTCTTTTAAACATGGCAATAGCAGGTGTTATAGGATTGATGCTTGGAGTGGGAATTGCTTTCTTACTCAACTATTTAGACAATACCCTTAAAAGCGAGCAGGATATTAAAGATTATCTTAATATCCCTGTTATCGGTACAATCTCCACAATAGTTGAAAAGGAAAAAAATCCATCAACAGTGCCCATAACTTTAAATCGAAGGGAGGCCTGA
- a CDS encoding MalY/PatB family protein, with the protein MKYNFDEIINRRGTYSLKWDGADLIKEFGLTERYDEDTIPLFTADMDLPVPQPLIDALHKTVDHRIFGYTVFPEEYYEAISTWFLKRHDWKVTKEQIVFSPGTVHALNVAVKAFTKPGDGIIIQRPVYPPFTGAIEGNERVVVNNALVADENQYYTIDFEDLEEKAKDEKTTMFILCHPHNPTGRVFTKEELRKMAEICQRHNVLIVADEIHGDLIRKDQVFIPMAKAVGNTDNLITLTAINKTFNVAGLHCTNVIIQNEDLRATFATEMGMQLPSPFTVSALIAVYNEGEDWLEQLKEYIDGTMLYVKEFLAENMPQVKVYIPEGTYILWLDFSGYNINAEEIHDRIYNKANVLLEDGGMFGEEGLLYQRICLPSPRPVIKEALERIAKEFEDLSVKSQ; encoded by the coding sequence ATGAAATACAATTTCGATGAAATCATCAACCGCCGGGGAACTTATTCCTTGAAATGGGATGGAGCAGACCTGATAAAAGAATTTGGCTTGACGGAGCGCTATGATGAAGACACGATCCCGCTATTTACAGCCGATATGGATTTGCCTGTGCCGCAGCCATTAATCGATGCCTTACATAAAACCGTCGATCACCGGATTTTCGGCTATACGGTGTTCCCGGAAGAATATTACGAGGCCATCAGCACATGGTTCTTGAAGCGCCATGACTGGAAAGTCACAAAAGAGCAGATTGTCTTCAGCCCGGGAACGGTCCATGCACTGAATGTGGCGGTGAAGGCTTTCACAAAACCTGGTGACGGCATCATCATTCAGCGGCCCGTTTATCCGCCGTTTACTGGCGCGATTGAAGGCAATGAGCGAGTGGTGGTCAATAATGCGCTGGTTGCAGATGAAAACCAATATTACACCATCGATTTTGAGGATCTTGAAGAAAAAGCGAAAGATGAAAAGACGACAATGTTCATCTTATGCCATCCGCATAATCCGACCGGACGCGTTTTTACAAAAGAAGAATTGCGGAAAATGGCGGAAATCTGCCAGCGCCATAACGTCTTGATTGTAGCAGATGAAATTCATGGAGATTTGATCCGGAAAGATCAGGTCTTTATCCCAATGGCAAAAGCGGTGGGAAATACAGACAACCTCATTACATTGACTGCCATCAACAAAACATTTAACGTCGCCGGTCTGCATTGTACGAATGTCATTATTCAAAACGAAGACTTGCGTGCAACTTTCGCTACCGAAATGGGCATGCAGCTCCCTTCGCCTTTCACCGTTTCTGCATTGATCGCCGTTTACAATGAAGGCGAGGATTGGCTCGAGCAGCTGAAAGAATATATCGACGGTACGATGCTATATGTCAAAGAGTTCCTGGCAGAAAATATGCCGCAAGTGAAAGTCTACATTCCGGAAGGGACGTACATCTTATGGCTCGATTTCAGCGGCTACAACATCAATGCCGAAGAAATTCATGACCGCATTTACAATAAAGCTAATGTATTGCTTGAAGACGGCGGCATGTTCGGAGAGGAAGGGTTGCTGTATCAGCGCATCTGCCTTCCGTCGCCGCGGCCGGTGATTAAAGAAGCTTTGGAGCGGATTGCGAAAGAATTTGAAGATTTATCGGTTAAATCACAATAA